GGGATTTCCCGTGGGGGTTCGAGTCCCCCCTTCGGCACCATAAATAAACTTTCAGATTCTTCCCGACGAATTATACACAGCGTCATAAGTAAATCAGCATACTTAAGCGTCAGAACAAAGCAGACCAAGACGCGACAAAGCGAGGAGTGAGGCGTATTTTAAGCATACGCCGCAGCGACCTGTCTGCGTGCAACGCACAGGCAGGCGAGCTGAGGGGCAACGCAGGTATGCGAAGTTACGACGCTCTGTATAGATAGAAAAGCCGATATCCCCTACACAACACTAACCAAAATTGAAACCGGAGTAATAAAAAAGCCGTCGGTTTTCGTTATGGCTAAGTTAGCCAAAACGCTTGGTGTTTCAAGATTTGAGCCAAAGACTATAGGTTCAGGCTTCCTAATAGGTCAGGCTTCCAGCCTGACAGTCAGGCAAGATGCCTGACCTATTAAGGACAAAACGGAGCATATTTTAAGTATGTGAGTATTTGGACAGCCAGATTTGACGCAGTATTTGACCAAAGATTACGTTTACCAAAAAATGCAATTGCATTTTTTGGGTTAATAAAATAGAAATATGAATAGATCGCTATTGAGCAAACAAATGAACAAAGAAATGATTGATGAGTTAAAGAATAACACTCAAGCCCTTTTGTCTTTCTTACAAAATCAAAATGACGGGACAATAGTTTATGTTTTAGAAAAGTTAGGTCGTTTAGAAAATGGTTATAGCAGAGAGCCTTTATTAAATTTATTAAACAATCAAAACGAGAACATAAGAGCGTTATCGTTAAAAAATTTAGCAAAGATGTCTGATATTTCTTTACTCCCTGTTTTTGTAAAATATGCCAGCAATGACGAAAGCACAGAAGTCAGACGAGAGTCAGTATCTGCGATTGGCCGATTAAGAAATGAAAAAGCAATTCCAACCTTAATAAAATTTTTAACCGATAGCGATCCAAAAGTAGTAATGCAAGCCATTAGAGGATTGCTTGTTTTCCCAAATAGACCAGAAGTAAAACAAGAGTTAAAAAAACTTCTCAATCACCCAAACGAATTGATAAAAGAAGTAATAAATAAAGAAGTAAATGGTTTTAGTTATACATCAAATAGTTCGCAAAAGCACGATGAGTTTCCATCTTTTTTGAGAAATACGGTCGTACATGGCGATGTCCAGGAAGCATTAAAATATGTTCCGGACGAGTCAGTACATTTAACCTTTACTTCACCGCCATATTACAACGCAAGAGATTACTCAATTTATCAAAGTTATGAAGAATATCTGAATTTTTTGGAAAATGTTTTTAAAGAAGTTCATCGCGTTACCAAGGAAGGTAGATTTTTTGTCCTTAATACCTCGCCAATTATTATTCCAAGAATAAGTCGGGCTCACGCCAGCAAAAGGTATCCAATACCTTACGATGTTCACCCATTGTTGGTAAAAATGGGTTGGGAATTTATTGACGATATTGTCTGGGTTAAACCAGAGGCAAGCGTAAAAAATAGGAATGCGGGATTTTTACAACACAGAAAGCCGCTCGGTTATAAACCAAATGCGGTTTCAGAAATGTTAATGGTTTATAGAAAGAAAACGGATAAATTGATTGATTGGAATATACATCAATATAATTGGGATAAAGTGAAAAAAAGCAAAGTTTTAGACGAATACGAAACAACAAATATCTGGAGAATTGACCCGACTTTTGATAGGGTGCATAGTGCTGTTTTTCCGATTGAGCTTTGCAACAGGGTAGTTGAATTTTATTCATTTGTTGGGGATTTAGTTTTTGATCCATTTGCTGGTAGTGGCACGCTTGGCCGAGCGGCAGTAAATTTAGATAGGCATTTCTTTTTAACCGAAAAAGAAGCAAAATATATTAACCGGATTAAAGAGGAATTATACAAGGGCAATAATTTATTTAATTCAAAAAATAATCAACCAAGATTTTTGGATATAAAAACATTTATTCCATTATCAAAAGAAAAAATATGACAATCACGGAACAAGTA
The Deltaproteobacteria bacterium DNA segment above includes these coding regions:
- a CDS encoding HEAT repeat domain-containing protein; its protein translation is MNKEMIDELKNNTQALLSFLQNQNDGTIVYVLEKLGRLENGYSREPLLNLLNNQNENIRALSLKNLAKMSDISLLPVFVKYASNDESTEVRRESVSAIGRLRNEKAIPTLIKFLTDSDPKVVMQAIRGLLVFPNRPEVKQELKKLLNHPNELIKEVINKEVNGFSYTSNSSQKHDEFPSFLRNTVVHGDVQEALKYVPDESVHLTFTSPPYYNARDYSIYQSYEEYLNFLENVFKEVHRVTKEGRFFVLNTSPIIIPRISRAHASKRYPIPYDVHPLLVKMGWEFIDDIVWVKPEASVKNRNAGFLQHRKPLGYKPNAVSEMLMVYRKKTDKLIDWNIHQYNWDKVKKSKVLDEYETTNIWRIDPTFDRVHSAVFPIELCNRVVEFYSFVGDLVFDPFAGSGTLGRAAVNLDRHFFLTEKEAKYINRIKEELYKGNNLFNSKNNQPRFLDIKTFIPLSKEKI
- a CDS encoding helix-turn-helix transcriptional regulator, giving the protein MDRKADIPYTTLTKIETGVIKKPSVFVMAKLAKTLGVSRFEPKTIGSGFLIGQASSLTVRQDA